The following coding sequences are from one Paenibacillus sp. JDR-2 window:
- a CDS encoding IMP cyclohydrolase, with translation MNKLQHALFENPYPGRTLIVGMTPSGSHYVQVYWIMGRSTNSRNRVFEREGFSIRNKAFDPALVEDPSLIFYYPIRHWDNVHIVSNGDQTETIYEGLKNYRSFYESLMLREFEPDAPHFTPRISGIINTDLKQYSLSILRTQDNDHSICIRNLYQYNRFKKGIGHCIYTYRTELDGVLKPFEGDPIEVPLFDSIDKIADYYWERINSEDKIALLVKFVDVQNQEINLIIRNKHSINEER, from the coding sequence ATGAACAAACTTCAACACGCTTTGTTTGAGAATCCTTATCCCGGAAGAACGCTTATTGTAGGTATGACTCCTTCAGGATCGCATTATGTACAGGTGTATTGGATTATGGGAAGAAGCACGAACAGTAGAAATCGAGTATTTGAAAGAGAAGGTTTTAGTATAAGAAACAAAGCCTTTGATCCTGCTCTAGTGGAGGACCCTTCGCTCATATTTTACTATCCTATTCGGCATTGGGATAACGTACACATTGTCTCTAATGGTGATCAAACTGAAACTATTTATGAAGGATTAAAGAATTACAGGTCCTTTTATGAATCATTAATGCTTAGAGAGTTTGAACCCGATGCTCCCCACTTTACCCCAAGAATCTCAGGTATAATTAACACAGATCTTAAGCAATACAGCTTATCAATTCTTAGAACACAAGACAACGACCATTCAATTTGCATACGTAACCTCTATCAATACAACCGTTTCAAGAAGGGAATAGGTCATTGTATATATACCTATAGAACGGAACTGGATGGTGTACTTAAACCATTCGAAGGTGATCCAATTGAAGTACCACTCTTCGATTCAATTGATAAAATAGCAGACTACTATTGGGAACGTATTAATTCTGAGGACAAAATTGCATTATTAGTAAAATTTGTTGATGTACAGAATCAGGAAATAAACTTAATAATTCGAAATAAGCATTCCATAAACGAGGAACGTTAG